The stretch of DNA ACGCAAGCCTTAACATTGCGCGGCTTGGAGTCGTCGCGGGGGTTTCTGCAAGCCAAAGTCGCCGAGCGATTAGAGACGCGTTATACTCCGATCCTGAAATTCGTTCTCGACCAAGGGGTCAAATTGAGTATCGAAACCTCAGCGATTCTCCGCGATCTGAATTTGCAACCACTAAACGAGGAGGCGCATGATGCGTCGGATGAATCCAACGTTTCCGACAACGATGAGGAGCCGGATACCGTTTTGGACAGCACATCGCTGCCAGCCAGTCCGGTCGACAAACCGCCCCCTGCACCCGACGGCGAAGTTGGCCCACCCCCATAACACCAGTGAGTCGTGAAGGCGCGTGATTTGGTGGCGCCCATTGTCGCAGCGACTGGCTGCCAAGACGAACAAGCTGGTACCCACCTTAAGAATCACGAAACTTGGCTGTGATTGAAATTTGAAACGGCCCCGCATCGGTGGCATTGCTACAAATCATTCTGGAACCTCATGGCTGCTGCACAAAAAACCAAAGCTTCCGACCGGCAGGCCGTATGCAAACGGCTGCTGACGAACCTAAAAAAACGCTACACGGGAAAGCTGCCGAAGTTCGATAAACCCGTGCTAGAAACGATGCTGTTTTCTGCCAGTTTGGAGAATTCCACCTGGGAGGAAGCGGAGGCGGCTCACGAGCGGCTGCTTGCGGAATTCCATGACCTCAACGAAATACGCGTCAGTTCGGTGAAAGAGGCCGAGACGGTTTTCTCGAACTTAAGTCATCCCGATTGGCGGGCGCTGCGCGTGCGCAGCGTGTTGCAATTTGTATTCGAGGACACGTACTCATTCGAATACGATGCACTCAAACGCAAGACGTTGGACTCGGCCAATAAGCAATTGAGCAAAGTCTCGCATATGACTCCGTTCATGCGGCTGTTCACCTTGCAGCACGCCTTGGGCAGTCATTTGTTGCCGGTCGACGATCGGATGAGCAATGCGATCGTCTGGCTGGGTTTGGCGGCACCGGGCGCACCGACGGAAGACGTTTCGAATATCTTAAAGTCGTCCGTTCGCAAGTCGGACTCGCCCTTATTTTGCCATTTAGTGCGATGTCTGGCGACCGACCCCAAGTATACGAAGTTCTTCGAGACCATTAATAAGCACGCGCCGGAAGAAGGTTGGGACCTGGAGACCG from Symmachiella dynata encodes:
- the rbfA gene encoding 30S ribosome-binding factor RbfA; its protein translation is MSSRRSAKVAQAILECVSSTILLELKDPRVKNVTVTGAEVSADLRSAKIKVSILGDEKTQALTLRGLESSRGFLQAKVAERLETRYTPILKFVLDQGVKLSIETSAILRDLNLQPLNEEAHDASDESNVSDNDEEPDTVLDSTSLPASPVDKPPPAPDGEVGPPP